The window AACCTCGCGAGAGCTGTGTCTACCATGCAACCGCTCTCGAAGAATAAAGAGTGAGTAGCCAGACAAAAGGAGGggggaaaaaatttaaactgttGATTCCCTCGGTCAGAGGCGCTTCCAAACTTCGGGTAACTTCGATCAAATTGTACAGAAAGGcgtcaataaatattataatatgccTTTCTACATGAAATAAGCCGCATTCGGGGCTAGTAATAACTAGGCGCATCTCATCTAGTTATTCATGCATCATGACTAATTTGGaagtaaaatatctttttagacTGTAgtctaaaaagatattttattttcaaatggtGTGCACGCACATTCTCAATAGTTTTAAATGCACTTTGCAAAATGTTGCATCATGtagttaaaagataaataataatttatgctaatttagtacatataatttgagcagtatatattgttaaaaaaaataagtagatgaaaataatacaaagatACAAATTATGGAGAGacccaataaaaatttttttatacaaaatatatccgtatatttctatattatcttctattatatttctatttatcttctgtaaaatttttatttggaataaaataataaataattatactgaaATGATggattaaaaagataatttttctactgttctttttactaaaagttaaatatgaaaaaagaacaaattgcTCATGTGTAATCATATGTAttcttaaatcttaaaatatacatatataggaTTATACATAggcattttttttcattattcccatatttaattttttgtaaaagaaaccatgcaaaaattatctttttaattaattcttcgtCTTAATTTCTCGTCTTCAACCTATAAGACGACCTTGCGAGTTTCtcgtgaaaagaaaaaaaaccagAAGTCGTTTATTTTTCACTATGAGGATCGTACTTTTCTGTATTTGACAttcaaattgttatatttaaaaaattatataaaatgccatCGTTATTTAAATCagatttttgaatttaatttgacATGTAATTACTGGATCTTGTAAACGGCTCGATCGTATAATATCAACTCGTAATTttgcacatttttataaatatttaaaaaaagcgtgacaaaatattttatgatgcttaagattaattttatcaattctgattaatttaaaaacttgattaaacttatgaatttattgtcaaCTTAAAACTGATCATccttaatctaattttttaattatattaattaattattaattaaaagttatattttttataaaatataatttgttgcaagtggattaaaaaaaacaatgatatgatagttttaaattttgtagtttattgtccttaaatttaattgattaattaagcTAATTAGAGATGAAAGACCAGCTCTTTGTTCCATTCttcataaaaattctaattgcaCGATTGTACATCCTTAATCCTAGTTATGTGAAAAATGTGTCTTTTTGATACCATCTTGATACCATTATAAATATCTCGCTTTCACtcatttttccatttatttaaaGCTGTTTAAAGTTTCTAAAAACTCGTGAACAAATCATAGAGTTCCTGGAACAAATGTCTGTAcgttgttttgaaaaaaataatgtataatttagtgtaattttattatcttgaaATTTTGAGACACTTGCATGGGTAGAAATCGATTAAACACAAAATAGCCATGATGACACCTTGAAACAGattaacaaaatacaatacaaaagtAGTTGACGGACAcctatattttcattatttatctaGAATTCTTTTATCTATGTTGTTTCCTAtgctgttatttgcttatCTATGTTACAAATAAGATTGTGTTTCCATATATACTGCCAgcactgaaaatctatattatacataacgtaaactatagattttcagtactggcagtgaattttATACAGCCCAAGTTTGAAATGTTTTTGAcacaagaaataatttatattttaatttccatttAAATCTTCATCTCCAGTGAAAAGTATTTGAAAATACAGTTACTCAACATTTTTGGCCCAGGCTGttgtaaatgtttatttgaCGAGTCAAGCATACTAATCATAATAATTGGAGTTTGGTCGAAGTCATCCTTAGCTTTCTGTTTAACTAAATAGAAGGTAGAAGGGGTTAAAATTGTTAGTAAGATTAGTACCGTTAAATGTTGCTAACAACTTTCTCGTTTTGAAAATCTCAAGAATCGCCTCGTCAAAGTTATGCAAAAAGGATCCTTTTGGTTtgaagaaatcttttagatatgtttaaacaaaattacaacatCTAGATTACagaattatgtataaataatcagttaaaatttcctttgctgagaattattaatgtattgatatttaaaattggatCTTTGTTGGTAAAGTGATCTAGGCGAGATGATAAAGActagaagaaatataaatactgtacatatatatttcattcagGGTCACTATAACGTTTGTTAAAGCCAATGGAGAGAAGATAAAAGCAAAGGGGAAAGTCGGAAACAGTATTTTAGATATTGTTATGGATAATGACCTCAACGACGAATTAGGTGGTTACGGTATGAACGTTTTACAtctacaaaacatttttgtccTTAATTGATATCCAGCAAGATATTTCTTACGTGCCAAATCTTCGGACAatgctgtaaaaaattattcaggatttaagtatttttcaaagctaacataattttaagttatatcTTGTTTCTCGGATTTTgatctacaaaataaaaacaaaattataacatcGTTCAGTTATGTTAACTTTAAGCAAAGGTACATTAATCGAAAGTTGTCTTGATGTACTGGAGTCACGAGTATCAATTAAGGAAATTTTGAAGCGAATactagttaaagttaatagtCGTACACGAATTTTATGAGACAcgtatattttccattttgaaTACAGGGGCCTGCGAGGGAACGCTGACGTGTAGTACTTGTCATTTAATTTTCCCCAAGAACGTGTACGATAGTCTTCCAGACAAACCTTCAGAAGAAGAGACTGATATGCTGGACCTGGCGTACGAGCGTGGTGACACGTAcgtttcaaaatgttttatattctaataaaaactGCGTAtacagagagaattttctctaaaTTTCACTTTGTAATGCTTGCCTGCATTTATTCATGAATTAGCTCTCTATGTCCTCCAAAAGGATCTTGAATAGAATTTGCTTTAAGTAAGAGTCTATCACAGTCAAGCAtcgtttaatttgttattccGATCAATCGTGTCGATCTTCCTTTCCAGTTCTATTATATCCAGTGTTCACcgttatctatataaaattatctaaatgaTGTGAAATAATCTTATCTTTATCTACAATTTactctattttaaatatgaatatttaattatagctCGAGATTAGGATGCCAGATAACGATGACTGAAGAACTAGACGGCATTGAGGTGAGAGTACCAGCTACCATTAACGATGCAAGACAACCATGATAACTCGATAAGGTCTTCAATCGgtttagataattttagaTCAGCATTTGTTCTAGTATTATTCTTAATACAATTCAATTTGATGAGCCTTTTGCCCAATATTGCCTTGACCAAAAGTATTAgacacttatattttttaactttatttcgttgaatatttaaaaaatatttttataaaaaattttaaaacaaataaaaatatgaatcatcctttataaattctttcagCTGATGTGTAATGTCGACGAACAGTAAAAAACCATAtagaaaacaatataaaagaatttcagTTAAACGAAAAAAGTATAGGTGCCTGATATTTTGGATCAAGTACACAAGTCAATGCGTTATGTACATAGTAGTGAAAAGTTATACATTCAAaaaatgatgaatttagatctaaacataaagatatatcATAAAGATTCTTTATAATGtacaatacttttttaaataattgtatatattatgcatgatatacttataatattgaCAATATTTCGTACAGAAAAAGGAAATCATGTTTTTActcaaaatgttaaaacataaatgacagaagagaaaaataaataaatcttttttaataattttttaataaacttcttttatttaataataatttatttaatctagAGATCGGCTGCAAATCTATTATTGAGAATCAGACGTTCATTCAGTTTCACTTGTGAAATTGTTGCTGGCGAGTTTGCGTAATGTTTCTGTcatattatgatatattgaACTATGCTAGTGACTGCATGGCATACTTTAATCTAATCGCGAAAGAGGTCATGAAAAGACAGTTTTGCAAGTGCATTTTATCTTCTCATGGCAAAATCAATCACGAATAAGAAATATTCACTTTTATGATGAAAttaaatacgtatatacatattgatGAGAGTTATAGGAAACATTAATGTATATTGCTATGTAACGTTCGTGAATACATTtgacatttaattacaataaaatattgatggaAAAATCCTGAAATATCGAATAagcaatcaaataaattaaagtcatatttacattttaatcaaaatgcaCAACTTTATTTGCAGTACATATccagaataatttattttttttccttttttaattaattacatactaAATCTACtactattacataattatcagTACATAAAGCTAAAACACTTTTGTACTATGTGCGTTATATATAAACCCAACAAATAACTTACTCACATGATTAAATTACATGCTTTACTACTTACTgcaaatacattatattactaCACTACTTACAAAACGTGGTGAAgtgtatacatgtatgttaCTATGTAACaatacataattacaatattttcaatttcttacCCTGCCcgtttaaattacatttctagaatatatctctatatattcttacattatgtacatgtatatttaaccgacttctctctctctcacttaaATGTCAGAATgtcaaagtttattaatattctcgTTTCgagtttactttatttaaactagACACACAAATCGCAAATATTAgtatatactttaaataaattgattcaatgattatatatcaatcaatataaaatagcaTATGAACaagaaatttagaataatttggtaaggtaattaataaaagactttaaaataattgttggaTTTAAGTTCGATAAAACCATGACTAAATTTGCAAACCTGCAGAATACAGTAAAAGTTCCATTTTCGTTAATAACCATTGTTACTTCTGTggattcatttatttataaaaaaaaaacaataaagatcAGATtaaggataaaaaataattttatttttaacgtttttgttTTAGACAGTCCTAAAAATTATCTctgtgatttttattttaaaataaaataacatatgtaaagatatgtaaaagatatgtaaaggatgaagaaaaaaagatgtgTTCTCTATACCTTTTTTATCTGACGTTAATCTTCTCTTTTTTGTGTATTTGTGAcatctacttttttatttgaatgttgtgattatgcaaaaaaaaaaaaaaatacattggtTTCACAAAACGTAATCCTTGCGAATATGGACTTTTATCGCATTAGTAACATAACGTAGTTATGTCATGTACCCATGTATGAAGCGTCTTTATATAAGTTGTTACCACATGATTTGTATTGATGATGAATCCGCGCAAACACCATGAACAACGATGAATTCTCTatgctttctctttctttcacaATTGTACAGgaagttaaaaattctaaGCATTCTAAATAacgcaattttaaataacgtattgtatacatacttttatgttcaggaagatattttttattattaataaattagatgAAGTAATGATtcgattgttttttttttgcgtttaaTAAGtgcaatttaaagaaaaaatatgtttaacaaaaatttgatgtCAAGTATTGTTTCtatggtaaaaaaaaacttataacgcaaaagaaaatcttttgctctcataaatattttataataatttttaagtatgtaTCTACAATCTCTTaacaatctttttatatatgtatatgtgaatTCTTCCATGTATATAACCATGCAGtaacgtaataaaattataaatctaattCTAAATGTGTGTACTTGCATAAACCTATGACGGCTTCGTAGcgtaatatctttaaatattaaaacgtaCTGATGTATAAAGGAAATGAAATCGCATATTCGATTTGATAAatcatataatacattttcgaaggctgaaaattttaagaacttgtttttctactttttttttacttggtAGATTAATGATTAATGAATATGTGTCTAGAACAAAACGGaattttcttacaaatttGTTCATGTCgcttaaattttttcacaatttacattttacacaacaaaataaatactatattagtacattaattCTGACTGACCAGTATatgttaaacatatcaatggaTTGTAAACCGCTCAACAGTCTGCATCGAATCTTAgtgatgaatataatttttctattaaattaacagCCTGTGTTTCAAGTGACGAAACCTGTCAGCGcgtagtttaaaataaagctaagaaatttaatttaatagaaaaattatattcatcgtTAATAAAGATCTGATACAGACCGTTGGGCAATTTACAATCCATTGATaagataaatacatattatttagttATAAGGAAAGAGAGCAAAGATAAGATGCTGTAAAAAATGCAAGCAACATGGACAAACCTTATCATATATCACATGTATTAgattaaaagtacaaaaaaatcgAGTCATGCAACTAGTCGAAATTTcggattttttaatgtttaattttaatcggtttgttttaatgatatttacattacagaaacataatttaaatctgATTTCGCTATTGCGCCAAGTACACAAATTTCATTCATCTTTCCTCTTAATTGTTTCAATCAGcattgcaatatattatataaaaaatcagaatttaaagttttatgtttTCACCCCCTtctcacacatacatacatgtgaATGCAAATAACCTAGGACTAGAGATTCTGCAAGATaagtacaaataataataataaaatatgaaaacatgGCAAGATTCACATTCGTGCCAATCTCTGATTTCGTCGGGATTTCTGAGACTTCGAAAGTACGCACATTGTTGCATATGTACTATTAAAGTACATTTCAAAAATCGAAAACAATCGGGGCTTAGCAAGCGTAAAGATACAATTTCATGCagcttgtttttattaattatcccATAAGTaagcataaattaaattaccgCTGCGTCTCACATTATTAACGATTTGCAATAAcatgtaacatttttacaaatgcCGTATTTAGAGCGCGTTGTATGCAACAccaatataaacaaattttgattattttgtggagataatgtttttaaaacatttcaataatgtttcaaaaaaattaaatttaaataatctttttgaaatgtttttatacacaatatttttaaacatttaaaaaatacacataaaatcaactttttaaaatgttattttaatgtttctcgCTTACTAGAATATCcaacattttaaatgttttttttaaataaaatctgtttACAATAAGAAACAATTGTTAGTGTTTTATTCTCGACACTGGAAACTGTACGAATTTTTCTGGTTATTCGGTATTCCGAGTGTGATACGTCAGACAACCAGAGAGTACTTACGAAGCGCAAAATGCAGCACGCATTCGGCAGGAATTCTTTTTTGTCGACGTTGCGCAACAGGAACCTGTTGCTGCTGCTCTTGGCGATAGCGGGGTACATTAGTCATACATAAAGCATAAATCGGCAAGTTTCGTTCGGGAAATCGATTTTCGCATTACATCGACGTGGCGTGAAATTTCCCCGAGAGTATTATGTACAATaaggtatatatacatatatctgtaTGCATTACGATTCCCCCGAATGcattagttaaaaaatcaaGCAAAATTATCTGAGGATTAATCGAAATTGATAGCAAATGTAGCTCATTAAGGccattaataaaactaatgtTTTAGTCATTAAATCATGTTAGCTACAATACTAGCAGGATCAAGACGGTTCGGATTCTGACTACATAAGAGAACTATGTACCCcgacgagaaagagaaacaaaaaatcttaTGACTCAAGTAATACTGGTTTAATGGCCCAGGTTATAAACATGGCCAGTGGCTTTGAGAATGTAAATTTCAAGGCCGTTAATAATTACTGAAATAGTATGGagaatagacaaaattaaaacactaataaaatttcgcCTGGTAAATTCTAATgaacattaattaacatttgtgatatatttttttcaaattgatgAGCAGATAAGAAACGTTGCATTGCTTTTGTATAACTTCTTTAGAATAATAGCGATTTGGTTAAATCGTCTATCTATTctcttgttaaaattaaaaaaaattatgtcaaaaataacatcaaaaaataaatttaaaaaatgcattgaCATTACATTCATAGgaagtgtttaattttaagatattaaaatgtttcaataatgATATTGGAAAGATTGTCCCGACATTTAAAaagtgtataattataattgtttttcttaatgttttattttttgtatccgtttttaaatacgtaaaactgttttaaacggtatttagatttaaaacattaaacgtttaaaattaaaacatctttaatagctttaaacgttttaaatctacacctaaaacatttttaagtggCTATTAACTCgctattatacatttaaacaaaaacacgtttatacttataattagCATATCCATTTAATAGGAAACGTTTTTTCACGTacatgatttaaatatatttttgtttatatatagcgtatctatttattagaaatgtttctaataaatagaTAGTATAATAAacgtgtaaatatattttcgtttaaatgatataattgcAAGCTTTATAAAGCTTTCCCCacaactaaattattttctaaaagaaaTGTTA of the Monomorium pharaonis isolate MP-MQ-018 chromosome 11, ASM1337386v2, whole genome shotgun sequence genome contains:
- the LOC105833188 gene encoding adrenodoxin-like protein 2, mitochondrial; the protein is MALTRGLRSFFVLGTNYAYKCVTSQANLARAVSTMQPLSKNKEVTITFVKANGEKIKAKGKVGNSILDIVMDNDLNDELGGYGACEGTLTCSTCHLIFPKNVYDSLPDKPSEEETDMLDLAYERGDTSRLGCQITMTEELDGIEVRVPATINDARQP